One Takifugu rubripes chromosome 19, fTakRub1.2, whole genome shotgun sequence genomic window carries:
- the hyal1 gene encoding hyaluronidase-1, whose translation MTTSFHHELLLLFLQLTRLVMCLQLKASPFSEEPFVTIWNAPTASCLTQHGVDLDLSMFSIVHNQHQSFMGEDITIFYAEKLGLYPRYSGQKVAVNGGVPQNASLDRHLRAASEDIRSVIADKDFQGLAVVDWESWRPVWDRNWDSKRVYQEASKALVKARHPEWRPEQVEAAARAEFEEAARKFMEETLELGQNQRPNGLWGFYGFPSCYNNYSPQSAHYTGECPEVEKKRNSEQLGWLWNVSSALYPDIYLSLELRDLHGDVLQYSRHRILEAMRAGALAPSAPSVFPYTRMVYTYSLDFLSQEHLVYTIGESAALGSAGVVLWGDNDFSKSKATCAAIKSFIDETLGHYLVNVTTAAALCSQTLCSSRGRCQRRDPRSRTYLHLDPASWKVVSERGAKKSYRVVGRMRTQEPRLMRAQFECQCFTGWRGESCSQPIQE comes from the exons ATGACGActtcatttcatcatgaattgctgctgctcttcctccagctgacccGCCTGGTCATGTGCCTGCAGCTCAAGGCTTCGCCTTTCTCCGAAGAGCCATTTGTCACCATCTGGAACGCCCCCACCGCCAGCTGTTTAACGCAGCATGGCGTGGATCTGGACTTGAGCATGTTCAGCATTGTCCACAACCAGCACCAGAGCTTTATGGGTGAAGACATCACCATCTTTTACGCTGAAAAGCTTGGCCTCTATCCGCGGTACTCCGGCCAGAAGGTGGCCGTCAATGGCGGCGTGCCACAGAACGCCAGTCTCGATCGACACCTCAGGGCGGCTTCTGAGGATATCCGCTCAGTAATCGCTGACAAGGATTTCCAGGGCCTGGCTGTAGTGGACTGGGAGAGCTGGAGACCTGTTTGGGACAGAAACTGGGACAGTAAGCGTGTGTACCAGGAGGCATCAAAAGCTCTGGTGAAGGCCAGGCACCCAGAGTGGCGCCCGGAGCAGGTAGAAGCTGCAGCGAGGGCGGAGTTTGAGGAAGCCGCGAGGAAGTTCATGGAGGAAACTCTTGAACTGGGACAGAACCAGAGACCAAACGGGCTGTGGGGCTTCTACGGTTTCCCTAGCTGCTACAACAACTACAGCCCGCAAAGTGCACACTATACGGGGGAGTGTCCagaggtggagaagaagaggaacagcGAACAGCTTGGGTGGTTATGGAACGTCTCCTCCGCTCTTTACCCTGACATCTACCTCAGCCTTGAGCTGCGCGATCTCCATGGTGACGTGCTCCAATACAGCCGGCACCGCATCCTGGAGGCCATGAGAGCAGGAGCTCTGGCTCCGTCTGCGCCGTCCGTCTTCCCCTACACTCGGATGGTCTACACCTACTCACTAGATTTCCTCTCACAG GAGCACCTGGTCTACACCATCGGAGAGAGCGCTGCTTTGGGATCTGCCGGGGTGGTGCTGTGGGGAGACAACGACTTCTCCAAATCGAAG gcAACCTGCGCCGCCATCAAATCCTTCATCGACGAGACGTTGGGTCACTACCTGGTGAACGTCACCACGGCCGCCGCCCTCTGCAGCCAGACTTTGTGCTCCTCTCGGGGTCGATGCCAGAGAAGAGATCCCAGATCCAGGACCTACCTCCACCTGGACCCCGCCAGCTGGAAGGTGGTGTCTGAGAGGGGGGCCAAGAAGAGCTACAGGGTTGTGGGACGGATGAGGACGCAGGAGCCGAGGCTGATGAGGGCCCAGTTTGAGTGCCAGTGTTTcacagggtggaggggggagagctGCTCCCAACCCATCCAGGAATAA
- the LOC101063011 gene encoding ras association domain-containing protein 1 isoform X4 has translation MMKKYASKTGETPSFEMTWGSSTSSGYCSEEDSDSEFEQFFTARTSFFPKTRKAKVEANEKKDEQVECVKEELTTAELQQKVKEYNAQVNSNLFMNSNKDGSYTGFIKVQFKLARPVSVTPPKKGGHDSKGKKGGGVKRRTSFYLPKDASKHLHISSRTSSREVIEALLKKFTVVDNPAKFALFERSERHDQVYIRKLSDRERPLRLRLNAGPNEKVLSFVLKENETGEVNWHAFSMPELKNFLRILQREEEEHIKQIVQRYALARTRMQDALAGSTPG, from the exons ATGATGAAAAAATACGCCAGTAAGACCGGCGAAACGCCGTCTTTCGAGATGACCTGGGGAAGCTCCACCAGCAGCGGCTACTGCAGCGAGGAGGACTCGGACTCCGAGTTCGAGCAGTTCTTCACCGCCCGGACGTCTTTCTTTCCCAAAACCCGGAAAGCTAAAGTCGAAGCTAACGAGAAGAAG GACGAACAAGTTGAATGTGTGAAGGAAGAGTTGACCACTGCAGAGCTTCAGCAGAAGGTGAAGGAATATAATGCTCAAGTCAACAGCAATCTCTTCATGAATTCA AACAAAGATGGTTCCTACACTGGTTTCATAAAAGTGCAGTTCAAGTTGGCGAGACCGGTGTCTGTCACGCCACCTAAGAAAGGAGGTCATGACAGcaaagggaagaagggaggcgGAGTTAAACGTCGCACTTCTTTCTACCTGCCAAAGGACGCGTCCAAGCACCTGCACATTAGCTCGCGGACATCCTCTCGGGAGGTCATCGAGGCTCTGCTGAAGAAGTTCACCGTGGTCGACAATCCTGCCAAGTTTGCCCTGTTTGAGCGCAGCGAGCGCCACGACCAAG TTTACATCAGGAAGCTGTCTGACCGCGAGCGCCCCCTCCGTCTGCGGCTGAATGCTGGACCCAACGAGAAAGTCCTGAGTTTCGTTCTGAAAGAGAATGAAACTGGAGAAGTCAAT TGGCACGCCTTCTCTATGCCTGAGCTGAAGAACTTCCTCCGCATTCTGCAGCGCGAAGAAGAGGAACACATCAAGCAGATCGTGCAGCGTTACGCCCTGGCCCGCACCAGGATGCAGGACGCCCTGGCGGGCTCCACTCCTGGCTGA
- the nprl2 gene encoding GATOR1 complex protein NPRL2, which translates to MMGMTSRIECIFFSEFHPTLGPKITYQVPEEYISRELFDTVQVYIITKPELQNKLITVTAMGKKLIGCPVCIEHKKYSRNALLFNLGLVCDAQSNTCALEPIVKKLSGYLTTLELESGFISNEEGKQNLLPIMSTLLEELNAKGACTLPIDESNTIHLKLIPLRDEPLIVQEYDVPVFIQCKKHFVKSQWDLTTQQILSYIDGFRHIQKIAAEADVELTLVRIAVQNLLYYGIVTLVSIFQYSNVYCTTPKVQSLIDDKSLQDECLSYVTKQGQKRASLRDVFQLYCGLSPGTTVRDLCSRYSQQLQRVDERKLIQFGLIKKLIRRLQKYPVKVIRDEKSRPPRFYTGCHSYDEICCKTGISYKELDERLENDPNIVVCWK; encoded by the exons ATGATGGGAATGACCAGTCGAATAGAGTGCATATTTTTTAGCGAGTTTCATCCCACCCTTGGTCCAAAGATCACGTATCAG GTTCCAGAAGAATATATATCCCGGGAGCTCTTCGATACAGTTCAGGTTTACATCATCACAAAACCAGAGTTACAGAATAAATTAATAACAGT cACTGCTATGGGAAAGAAGTTAATCGGTTGTCCCGTTTGCATCGAGCATAAAAAGTACAGCAGAAACGCCCTCCTCTTTAACCTTGGCCTGGTTTGTGATGCACAGTCCAATACGTGTGCCCTGGAGCCCATTGTCAAGAAACTTTCTGGGTACCTCACGACTCTGGAG CTCGAGAGTGGATTTATCTCAAATGAGGAGGGCAAGCAGAATCTCTTACCCATCATGTCAACCTTGTTGGAAGAACTTAACGCCAAGGGAGCCTGCACCTTACCAATTG ATGAATCTAACACCATCCACTTGAAGCTGATCCCGCTACGCGACGAGCCTCTCATCGTGCAGGAATATGACGTTCCAGTTTTCATCCAGTGTAAAAAGCATTTTGTCAAATCTCAGTGGGATCTGACCACACAGCAG ATTCTGTCCTACATTGATGGATTCAGGCACATCCAGAAAATCGCCGCTGAAGCGGACGTGGAACTGACTCTAGTTCGGATCGCTGTGCAGAATCTCCT GTACTATGGGATTGTTACCTTGGTGTCCATTTTTCAG tATTCTAATGTCTACTGCACCACTCCCAAAGTCCAGAGCCTGATAGATGACAAGTCCCTGCAGGACGAGTGTCTCAGCTATGTTACAAAGCAGG GTCAGAAACGTGCCAGCCTGAGGGACGTCTTCCAGCTGTACTGTGGTCTGAGCCCCGGAACCACCGTCAGAGACCTTTGTTCCCGCTATTCGCAGCAGCTCCAAAGGGTCGACGAGAG GAAGCTGATCCAGTTTGGGCTGATAAAGAAGCTGATCCGACGGCTGCAGAAGTATCCGGTGAAGGTGATCCGTGATGAGAAGAGCAGGCCTCCTCGATTCTACACCGGTTGTCATAGTTATGATGAGATCTGCTGTAAAACAG GTATCAGTTACAAGGAGCTTGATGAACGTTTGGAGAATGATCCAAACATCGTGGTGTGCTGGAAGTGA
- the tusc2a gene encoding tumor suppressor 2, mitochondrial calcium regulator a encodes MGGSGSKAKGVWPFSGGGAGGDASTDGNEQSVARTRGSRTATPFVFTRRSSLYYDEDGDLAHEFYEETVVTKNGRKKSKLKRIQKNLIPQGIVKLEHPCIHVDFPMILCEV; translated from the exons ATGGGAGGAAGCGGATCCAAAGCCAAAGGAGTGTGGCCCTTCTCGGGCGGAGGAGCCGGAGGGGACGCCTCCACCGACGGGAACGAGCAGTCTGTGGCCCGGACGAGAGGCTCCAGGACGGCGACGCCCTTTGTTTTTACCCGGAGGAG CTCTCTGTACTACGACGAGGACGGAGACCTGGCCCACGAGTTCTATGAGGAGACGGTGGTGACCAAAAATGGCCGGAAGAAGTCCAAGTTGAAGAGAATCCAGAAGAATCTGATCCCACAG GGGATTGTGAAGCTGGAGCATCCCTGCATCCATGTGGATTTTCCCATGATCCTCTGCGAGGTGTGA
- the LOC101063011 gene encoding ras association domain-containing protein 1 isoform X1 translates to MSWEEFIELRDLRSGREQVGLTRLPCSPPRLERANAVRISPGKVPDLLSRAGIIRVLSSAQDPQLTEEKGEGHNFQPCSNAQPTWCDLCGDFIWGLYKQSLRCSNCRFTCHYRCRALIRLDCIWDRGSVADHMCVVEHTVETDTNVDEQVECVKEELTTAELQQKVKEYNAQVNSNLFMNSQNKDGSYTGFIKVQFKLARPVSVTPPKKGGHDSKGKKGGGVKRRTSFYLPKDASKHLHISSRTSSREVIEALLKKFTVVDNPAKFALFERSERHDQVYIRKLSDRERPLRLRLNAGPNEKVLSFVLKENETGEVNWHAFSMPELKNFLRILQREEEEHIKQIVQRYALARTRMQDALAGSTPG, encoded by the exons ATGTCTTGGGAGGAGTTTATCGAGCTCCGTGACCTCAGGTCAGGTCGAGAGCAGGTAGGCCTAACAAGGTTGCCATGCTCGCCACCGCGCCTGGAGAGGGCCAACGCCGTGAGGATAAGCCCCGGGAAGGTCCCAGACCTGCTGAGCAGGGCGGGCATCATCAGGGTCCTGAGCAGTGCCCAGGACCCCCAGCTGAccgaggagaagggagagggaCACAACTTCCAGCCCTGCAGCAACGCTCAGCCCACATGGTGCGACCTGTGTGGGGACTTCATCTGGGGCCTGTACAAGCAGAGCCTGCGCTGCTCCA ACTGCAGATTCACATGCCACTACCGCTGCCGCGCCCTGATCCGCCTGGACTGCATCTGGGACCGAGGCTCCGTGGCCGACCACATGTGCGTCGTGGAGCACACCGTGGAGACGGATACGAACGTG GACGAACAAGTTGAATGTGTGAAGGAAGAGTTGACCACTGCAGAGCTTCAGCAGAAGGTGAAGGAATATAATGCTCAAGTCAACAGCAATCTCTTCATGAATTCA CAGAACAAAGATGGTTCCTACACTGGTTTCATAAAAGTGCAGTTCAAGTTGGCGAGACCGGTGTCTGTCACGCCACCTAAGAAAGGAGGTCATGACAGcaaagggaagaagggaggcgGAGTTAAACGTCGCACTTCTTTCTACCTGCCAAAGGACGCGTCCAAGCACCTGCACATTAGCTCGCGGACATCCTCTCGGGAGGTCATCGAGGCTCTGCTGAAGAAGTTCACCGTGGTCGACAATCCTGCCAAGTTTGCCCTGTTTGAGCGCAGCGAGCGCCACGACCAAG TTTACATCAGGAAGCTGTCTGACCGCGAGCGCCCCCTCCGTCTGCGGCTGAATGCTGGACCCAACGAGAAAGTCCTGAGTTTCGTTCTGAAAGAGAATGAAACTGGAGAAGTCAAT TGGCACGCCTTCTCTATGCCTGAGCTGAAGAACTTCCTCCGCATTCTGCAGCGCGAAGAAGAGGAACACATCAAGCAGATCGTGCAGCGTTACGCCCTGGCCCGCACCAGGATGCAGGACGCCCTGGCGGGCTCCACTCCTGGCTGA
- the LOC101063011 gene encoding ras association domain-containing protein 1 isoform X3: MMKKYASKTGETPSFEMTWGSSTSSGYCSEEDSDSEFEQFFTARTSFFPKTRKAKVEANEKKDEQVECVKEELTTAELQQKVKEYNAQVNSNLFMNSQNKDGSYTGFIKVQFKLARPVSVTPPKKGGHDSKGKKGGGVKRRTSFYLPKDASKHLHISSRTSSREVIEALLKKFTVVDNPAKFALFERSERHDQVYIRKLSDRERPLRLRLNAGPNEKVLSFVLKENETGEVNWHAFSMPELKNFLRILQREEEEHIKQIVQRYALARTRMQDALAGSTPG, encoded by the exons ATGATGAAAAAATACGCCAGTAAGACCGGCGAAACGCCGTCTTTCGAGATGACCTGGGGAAGCTCCACCAGCAGCGGCTACTGCAGCGAGGAGGACTCGGACTCCGAGTTCGAGCAGTTCTTCACCGCCCGGACGTCTTTCTTTCCCAAAACCCGGAAAGCTAAAGTCGAAGCTAACGAGAAGAAG GACGAACAAGTTGAATGTGTGAAGGAAGAGTTGACCACTGCAGAGCTTCAGCAGAAGGTGAAGGAATATAATGCTCAAGTCAACAGCAATCTCTTCATGAATTCA CAGAACAAAGATGGTTCCTACACTGGTTTCATAAAAGTGCAGTTCAAGTTGGCGAGACCGGTGTCTGTCACGCCACCTAAGAAAGGAGGTCATGACAGcaaagggaagaagggaggcgGAGTTAAACGTCGCACTTCTTTCTACCTGCCAAAGGACGCGTCCAAGCACCTGCACATTAGCTCGCGGACATCCTCTCGGGAGGTCATCGAGGCTCTGCTGAAGAAGTTCACCGTGGTCGACAATCCTGCCAAGTTTGCCCTGTTTGAGCGCAGCGAGCGCCACGACCAAG TTTACATCAGGAAGCTGTCTGACCGCGAGCGCCCCCTCCGTCTGCGGCTGAATGCTGGACCCAACGAGAAAGTCCTGAGTTTCGTTCTGAAAGAGAATGAAACTGGAGAAGTCAAT TGGCACGCCTTCTCTATGCCTGAGCTGAAGAACTTCCTCCGCATTCTGCAGCGCGAAGAAGAGGAACACATCAAGCAGATCGTGCAGCGTTACGCCCTGGCCCGCACCAGGATGCAGGACGCCCTGGCGGGCTCCACTCCTGGCTGA
- the hemk1 gene encoding MTRF1L release factor glutamine methyltransferase — MWRKCLNPRSRWVHPKGLWTTFSVHRCSIPPLPAGRITTLEALDIWKRHFIVKGVSEPEHSSSYIIAHVLGAKTIESVEHDKLSQLLGQDKTGQIWQLCTKRLSRMPVQYVIEEWEFRDLTLKMRPPVFIPRPETEELVELVLSDLKTGTEVGADTQQTCLEVGCGSGAVSLSLLKGLPQLQVFAVDQSQDAVDLTAENAVRLGLQDRLQVHQLDVMTARETLYSLCSPVTALVSNPPYLFSEDMKSLEPEISRFEDLMALDGGEDGLNIIKNILSLAPQILSNQGRVYLEVEPRHPAMIQHWVEANEDELRYVETRHDITGRPRYCILQKEKSNKDLQPNMDRGAQILLHGL; from the exons ATGTGGAGAAAGTGTCTCAACCCACGCAGCAGATGGGTTCACCCCAAG GGGCTTTGGACCACCTTTTCAGTGCACAGATGCAGCATACCTCCCTTACCTGCAGGCAGGATCACGACACTTGAAGCTCTTGACATATGGAAGAGGCACTTCATTGTCAAAGGGGTATCCGAGCCTGAACATTCCAGCAGTTACATCATTGCTCATGTGCTTGGAGCTAAGACT ATTGAAAGTGTCGAACACGATAAGTTATCGCAGCTTCTGGGACAGGATAAGACGGGGCAGATATGGCAGCTCTGCACCAAACGTCTGTCGAG AATGCCCGTGCAGTATGTGATAGAAGAGTGGGAGTTCAGAGATCTGACGCTGAAGATGAGGCCTCCAGTCTTCATACCAAGACCTGAAACTGAG GAACTGGTGGAACTGGTGCTGAGTGATTTGAAGACTGGGACTGAGGTGGGTGCAGACACCCAGCAGACTTGCTTGGAAGTGGGATGTGGCTCAGGAGCCGTTAGTCTCAGTCTGCTCAAGGGTCTGCCTCAG CTGCAGGTGTTCGCAGTGGACCAGAGTCAGGATGCAGTGGATTTAACCGCAGAGAACGCTGTGAG GTTGGGATTACAGGACAGATTACAGGTTCATCAGTTAGATGTGATGACAG CCAGAGAAACCCTGTACAGCCTCTGTAGCCCCGTCACAGCTTTAGTTAGTAACCCTCCATATTTGTTCTCTGAAGACATGAAATCTTTGGAACCTGAGATTTCCAG GTTTGAAGACCTCATGGCTTTagatggaggtgaagatggTCTAAACATTATCAAAAACATTTTGAGTCTGGCTCCACAGATCTTGTCAAATCAGGG TCGAGTTTACTTGGAGGTGGAGCCCCGACACCCAGCGATGATCCAACACTGGGTGGAGGCGAACGAGGACGAGCTGCGTTACGTGGAGACCCGACATGACATCACAGGCAG GCCTCGATACTGCATCCTTCAAAAGGAGAAGTCAAACAAGGACCTCCAGCCCAATATGGATCGAGGAGCCCAGATCCTATTACACGGGCTTTAG
- the hyal2a gene encoding hyaluronidase-2, whose product MMFWSLPDWKVLLLSILLWEHLCAQELKPTAWPLYSKKPLLLAWNAPTEDCAPRHGIPFQLDYFQIVASPNEGFVRQSLTIFYKERLGLYPYFEPDHTPVNKGLPQLVSLTQHLDKMKEGVQKYIQDPGAKGLSVIDWEEWRPLWVRNWDTKDIYRRHSRELVQQKNPNRSPDEVAKVAQQDFEKSAMKFMLETLRHAKNLRPNQLWGFYLFPDCYNHDYRRTLENYTGRCPDVEVVRNDKLEPLWRESTALFPSIYMGTVLRSSPFGRQFVRNRVKEGMRLASSGDGLARPVFVYTRPTYANSLEPLTETDLVSTVGESVALGAAGIIMWGDAAYASSRASCSNLSVYLQNPLSQYLLNVSTAAELCSQALCGLHGRCQRRNPDSDVYLHLNPLTHTITSQNGRPQVTGQLEEAETSRLRAEFRCQCYSGYDGEDCDRTDALSRGARLPGLQCATLLIIYLLLF is encoded by the exons ATGATGTTCTGGAGTCTGCCTGACTGGAAAGTCCTGCTGCTGAGCATCCTGCTGTGGGAGCACCTTTGTGCCCAGGAACTCAAACCCACCGCATGGCCACTGTATTCAAAAAAGCCTCTCCTCCTGGCTTGGAATGCTCCGACCGAGGACTGTGCCCCGCGGCACGGCATTCCCTTCCAGCTGGACTACTTCCAGATCGTGGCCTCTCCCAACGAAGGCTTTGTTAGACAGAGCCTCACCATCTTCTACAAGGAGCGGTTGGGCTTGTACCCCTATTTTGAGCCAGATCACACTCCGGTGAACAAGGGGCTTCCGCAGTTGGTTAGTCTCACGCAGCACCTGGACAAGATGAAGGAGGGGGTGCAGAAGTATATACAAGACCCAGGGGCCAAGGGGCTGTCGGTTATCGACTGGGAGGAGTGGCGGCCCCTCTGGGTACGGAACTGGGACACCAAAGATATCTACCGCAGACATTCGCGAGAGCTGGTGCAACAGAAGAACCCCAACCGGTCCCCGGATGAGGTGGCAAAAGTGGCCCAGCAGGATTTTGAAAAGTCTGCCATGAAGTTCATGCTGGAGACGCTGAGGCACGCCAAGAACCTGAGGCCCAACCAGCTCTGGGGTTTTTACCTCTTCCCTGACTGCTACAACCACGACTACAGGCGCACTCTGGAGAACTACACCGGCCGCTGTCCCGACGTGGAGGTGGTCCGCAACGATAAGCTGGAACCGCTGTGGAGGGAGAGCACGGCCCTTTTCCCTTCCATCTACATGGGCACGGTGCTGCGTTCCTCCCCCTTCGGGCGGCAGTTTGTGCGGAACAGAGTGAAGGAGGGCATGCGTTTGGCATCATCGGGGGACGGCCTGGCACGTCCTGTCTTTGTGTACACCCGGCCCACCTACGCCAACTCCCTGGAACCGCTAACAGAG ACCGACCTGGTCTCCACCGTCGGGGAGAGCGTGGCTCTGGGAGCGGCTGGGATCATCATGTGGGGAGACGCCGCCTATGCGAGCAGCAGA GCCAGCTGCTCCAACCTGTCTGTGTATCTGCAGAACCCCCTGAGTCAATACCTCCTCAACGTCTCCACGGCAGCAGAGCTATGCAGCCAGGCTTTGTGTGGTCTCCACGGCCGCTGCCAGCGCAGAAACCCGGACAGCGACGTTTACCTGCACCTGAACCCCCTCACGCACACCATCACCAGCCAAAACGGGAGGCCGCAGGTCACCGGCCaactggaggaggcggagacgTCGAGGCTTCGGGCAGAGTTTCGATGCCAGTGCTACAGCGGCTACGACGGGGAGGACTGCGACCGCACGGACGCTCTGTCGCGGGGGGCCCGTCTGCCGGGGCTGCAGTGTGCGACCTTGCTGATCAtctatctgctcctcttctgA
- the LOC101063011 gene encoding ras association domain-containing protein 1 isoform X2, which yields MSWEEFIELRDLRSGREQVGLTRLPCSPPRLERANAVRISPGKVPDLLSRAGIIRVLSSAQDPQLTEEKGEGHNFQPCSNAQPTWCDLCGDFIWGLYKQSLRCSNCRFTCHYRCRALIRLDCIWDRGSVADHMCVVEHTVETDTNVDEQVECVKEELTTAELQQKVKEYNAQVNSNLFMNSNKDGSYTGFIKVQFKLARPVSVTPPKKGGHDSKGKKGGGVKRRTSFYLPKDASKHLHISSRTSSREVIEALLKKFTVVDNPAKFALFERSERHDQVYIRKLSDRERPLRLRLNAGPNEKVLSFVLKENETGEVNWHAFSMPELKNFLRILQREEEEHIKQIVQRYALARTRMQDALAGSTPG from the exons ATGTCTTGGGAGGAGTTTATCGAGCTCCGTGACCTCAGGTCAGGTCGAGAGCAGGTAGGCCTAACAAGGTTGCCATGCTCGCCACCGCGCCTGGAGAGGGCCAACGCCGTGAGGATAAGCCCCGGGAAGGTCCCAGACCTGCTGAGCAGGGCGGGCATCATCAGGGTCCTGAGCAGTGCCCAGGACCCCCAGCTGAccgaggagaagggagagggaCACAACTTCCAGCCCTGCAGCAACGCTCAGCCCACATGGTGCGACCTGTGTGGGGACTTCATCTGGGGCCTGTACAAGCAGAGCCTGCGCTGCTCCA ACTGCAGATTCACATGCCACTACCGCTGCCGCGCCCTGATCCGCCTGGACTGCATCTGGGACCGAGGCTCCGTGGCCGACCACATGTGCGTCGTGGAGCACACCGTGGAGACGGATACGAACGTG GACGAACAAGTTGAATGTGTGAAGGAAGAGTTGACCACTGCAGAGCTTCAGCAGAAGGTGAAGGAATATAATGCTCAAGTCAACAGCAATCTCTTCATGAATTCA AACAAAGATGGTTCCTACACTGGTTTCATAAAAGTGCAGTTCAAGTTGGCGAGACCGGTGTCTGTCACGCCACCTAAGAAAGGAGGTCATGACAGcaaagggaagaagggaggcgGAGTTAAACGTCGCACTTCTTTCTACCTGCCAAAGGACGCGTCCAAGCACCTGCACATTAGCTCGCGGACATCCTCTCGGGAGGTCATCGAGGCTCTGCTGAAGAAGTTCACCGTGGTCGACAATCCTGCCAAGTTTGCCCTGTTTGAGCGCAGCGAGCGCCACGACCAAG TTTACATCAGGAAGCTGTCTGACCGCGAGCGCCCCCTCCGTCTGCGGCTGAATGCTGGACCCAACGAGAAAGTCCTGAGTTTCGTTCTGAAAGAGAATGAAACTGGAGAAGTCAAT TGGCACGCCTTCTCTATGCCTGAGCTGAAGAACTTCCTCCGCATTCTGCAGCGCGAAGAAGAGGAACACATCAAGCAGATCGTGCAGCGTTACGCCCTGGCCCGCACCAGGATGCAGGACGCCCTGGCGGGCTCCACTCCTGGCTGA
- the zmynd10 gene encoding zinc finger MYND domain-containing protein 10 → MDTSVISLVEAEGFIQSLEAISLKELGSQRWFRQHEYIEKLNMQAILNASAAHDEFVKDMLASYGKIPVLVHEMIIIEVWKQHVFPILCRLRDFKPKNTFPLYMVIHHEATVINLLETIMFHKDCCEAADGCVVDLVDYCHRKLTLLASKATREGATHRDQSSPNIKATESSMEELKMQNAELEFEISLKALSVLRYITDHVESISVINRLLCTHNMPCVLVQLIDCCPWTRYREDELEKYINGKWQTIPAEDHLKMSKLDGQVWLCLYNLLLKGDCQRKYNYNSFNKSQLLKLRGFLTEVLIDQLPILLDLQHFLAHLALTDPAPPKTGLTLEQLPEIRNHIMQQNSEKWKGIAKYQAKETFNLSENDLKIQALSLAQTYNLDVMESLLPEKPKCGFCGNTASKRCSRCQGEWYCHRECQVKHWPKHKKTCQLLVEASEKIKKGLRIECRGEEQ, encoded by the exons ATGGACACTTCAGTTATTTCGCTTGTTGAAGCAGAAGGATTTATTCAAAGTCTGGAAGCTATTTCACTTAAAGAATTGGGCTCTCAACG GTGGTTCAGGCAGCATGAATACATTGAGAAACTCAATATGCAGGCCATATTGAATGCTTCAGCCGCACACGATGAGTTTGTCAAAGATATGCTCGCATCCTATGGAAAG ATCCCTGTTCTGGTCCATGAAATGATCATCATTGAAGTGTGGAAGCAACACGTGTTTCCCATTTTGTGTCGACTGAGGGACTTTAAGCCCAAGAACACGTTTCCTCTCTACATGGTG ATCCACCACGAAGCCACGGTCATAAACCTCCTGGAAACAATCATGTTTCACAAG GATTGTTGTGAGGCAGCTGACGGTTGTGTTGTTGACCTGGTGGATTACTGCCACCGCAAACTCACCCTGCTGGCCAGCAAAGCCACCAGGGAGGGAGCGACGCACCGTGACCAAAGCAGCCCGAACATAAAGGCCACAGAGTCCTCCATGGAG GAGTTGAAGATGCAGAACGCTGAGCTGGAGTTTGAAATCTCTCTGAAGGCTCTGTCGGTGCTGCGCTACATCACAGATCACGTTGAGAG CATCAGTGTGATCAACCGCCTGCTGTGCACGCACAACATGCCCTGTGTACTGGTTCAGCTTATCGACTGTTGCCCTTGGACGCGTTATAGAGAAG ATGAGCTGGAGAAGTACATAAACGGCAAATGGCAGACGATTCCCGCTGAGGACCATTTGAAGATGTCAAAACTGGATGGCCAGGTGTGGCTCTGCCTGTACAACTTGCTGCTGAAGGGAGACTGCCAGAGGAAATACAACTACAATAGTTTCAACAAGAGTCAACTTCTGAAG ctccgGGGGTTCCTGACGGAGGTACTGATCGATCAGCTGCCCATCCTCCTGGATCTGCAGCATTTCCTGGCTCATCTTGCCCTCACAgacccagccccccccaaaaCAGGGCTCACTTTAGAGCAG CTCCCAGAAATCCGGAACCACATTATGCAGCAGAACTCTGAGAAATGGAAGGGAATAGCCAAGTATCAAGCCAAAGAgacctttaacctgtctgaaaATGACCTGAAGATTCAAGCCCTTAG TCTGGCCCAGACTTACAACCTGGACGTGATGGAGAGTTTGCTGCCTGAAAAGCCCAAATGTGGCTTCTGTGGCAACACGGCTTCTAAGCGATGCTCTCGGTGTCAGGGGGAGTGGTACTGCCACAG AGAGTGTCAGGTGAAGCACTGGCCCAAGCACAAGAAAACCTGTCAGCTGCTGGTTGAAGCCTCAGAGAAGATCAAGAAAGGCCTGCGCATCGAGTGCAGAGGGGAAGAACAGTGA